The following proteins come from a genomic window of Halorubrum lacusprofundi ATCC 49239:
- a CDS encoding ISH3-like element ISHla1 family transposase: MSKTKQADGEIHEDQLLNFLVNRLDEEVSLSLANNAEITAEDIYEVLVGACADGTSVSTLCASSQNSPAGNTVLYHLRTKFEPERLERVANTLLRKDLDELLPEQVEVCADLHLRPYYGDEDDTDGLYHSVAKRGTTAFHAYATLYARVKNKRYTLAVRRLKDGDTASSVLAEFFGVLDGLDAGVKAVYLDRGFYDSKCLTLLQAHNYAYVIPIIRWGEAIQQELSEGWSRVIQHDLTGKLDGHSWTVDFPVYIDCTYLNGKYDENGVARHGYAADAPFIDSPRDARYHYSKRFGIESSYRLFEQAIATTTTRDPTVRLLYVVVSLLLQNVWRYLHYEYVATPRRGGRRLWWWPYKEFVNMIRRAAWTALAVRRAVPANRPPDDRFHR; encoded by the coding sequence GTGTCTAAAACCAAACAAGCAGACGGTGAGATCCACGAGGACCAGCTTCTTAACTTTCTCGTCAACCGCCTTGACGAGGAAGTTTCGCTCTCGTTAGCCAATAACGCTGAAATCACTGCTGAAGACATCTATGAGGTCCTCGTCGGCGCTTGCGCCGACGGGACCTCTGTCTCTACGCTCTGTGCGTCGAGCCAGAACTCACCCGCTGGGAACACGGTCCTCTACCATCTTCGGACGAAGTTCGAGCCGGAACGGCTCGAACGAGTCGCTAACACGCTCCTGCGAAAGGATCTCGATGAATTGCTCCCCGAACAGGTGGAGGTCTGCGCAGACCTCCACCTGCGGCCCTACTACGGTGACGAAGACGACACAGACGGCCTCTATCACTCGGTAGCGAAGCGTGGAACCACTGCGTTCCACGCCTATGCCACACTCTACGCGCGTGTGAAGAACAAACGCTACACGCTGGCGGTACGCCGTCTCAAAGACGGCGATACCGCAAGTAGTGTCCTCGCTGAGTTCTTCGGTGTCCTCGACGGCCTTGACGCCGGGGTCAAGGCCGTCTACCTTGATCGCGGATTCTACGACAGTAAGTGTCTCACGCTGCTTCAGGCGCACAATTACGCGTACGTGATCCCGATCATCCGGTGGGGTGAGGCGATTCAGCAAGAGCTCTCGGAAGGATGGAGTCGCGTCATTCAGCATGATCTGACGGGGAAACTCGACGGTCACAGCTGGACCGTCGATTTTCCCGTCTACATCGACTGTACGTACCTAAATGGGAAGTATGACGAGAACGGTGTGGCGCGTCACGGCTACGCCGCTGACGCGCCGTTCATCGACTCACCACGGGACGCTCGATACCACTACTCGAAACGCTTCGGTATCGAGTCAAGCTATCGCTTGTTTGAGCAAGCGATAGCGACAACGACAACACGAGATCCAACGGTACGGCTGCTGTACGTGGTGGTGAGTCTCCTCTTACAGAACGTCTGGCGGTACCTTCACTACGAGTATGTGGCGACGCCCCGCCGAGGCGGGCGTCGCCTCTGGTGGTGGCCGTACAAGGAGTTCGTCAATATGATTCGACGAGCTGCGTGGACGGCCCTCGCGGTGCGTCGGGCCGTCCCCGCGAATCGGCCACCTGACGACCGATTCCACCGCTAA
- a CDS encoding tyrosine-type recombinase/integrase has protein sequence MSSKDDDPNDRRVGSDPNRSNSTRGDPRSTNLKPISPAEAVEWYLHRRRNELASSSLKTHRSSLRHFTKWTEQVGIENLNELDGRAIQRYLTWRAEEAPTSVDHLAPKSEKTQIDITRKFVEHCETIDAVRVGLHEQILPFRVKEADEVRDEMLEMERISEIHNYLETYHYASRDHIIWTLLAESGFRIGALHSLDVQDFDPDNRTLRLRYRPESETSLKNDRGSERLVGLIRDGTVEALQAYIDDQRVSVSDEYGREPLLTTRNGRVARSTIRKSVYRWSCPQALGDECDHDDSMTSSDAWRCANNACPHMVRSGVITYLLREDVPIDYVSDRCDVSPSVIRTHYDGRGESERMEARSQAIAEQLAN, from the coding sequence ATGAGCAGCAAGGATGACGATCCAAATGATCGACGAGTCGGTTCGGATCCCAACAGGTCGAACAGTACTCGTGGAGATCCCAGATCAACCAATTTGAAGCCGATCTCGCCAGCAGAGGCCGTTGAATGGTATCTTCACCGACGTCGTAATGAACTCGCCTCTTCGTCATTGAAGACACATCGTTCCAGTCTCCGCCATTTCACGAAGTGGACAGAGCAGGTCGGCATCGAAAACCTCAACGAGCTAGATGGTCGTGCGATCCAGCGCTACCTCACTTGGCGTGCCGAAGAAGCTCCAACGAGTGTTGATCACTTAGCTCCCAAGTCAGAGAAGACGCAAATCGACATTACTCGGAAATTCGTTGAGCACTGCGAAACAATCGATGCCGTCAGGGTCGGGCTCCATGAGCAGATCCTTCCGTTCCGCGTCAAGGAAGCTGACGAAGTCCGCGACGAGATGCTGGAGATGGAGCGGATCTCGGAGATCCACAATTACTTGGAGACGTATCACTACGCATCCAGGGATCACATCATCTGGACGCTGCTCGCCGAATCAGGATTCCGGATTGGTGCTCTCCACTCATTGGACGTTCAGGACTTCGATCCAGACAATCGGACGCTTCGACTCCGATATCGGCCAGAATCAGAGACATCGCTCAAGAACGACCGTGGGAGCGAGCGGCTTGTTGGCTTGATCCGAGACGGGACGGTCGAAGCACTTCAAGCGTACATCGACGATCAGCGTGTCTCAGTCTCTGATGAGTACGGTCGTGAGCCCTTGCTCACGACCCGCAACGGAAGAGTTGCCAGATCAACGATCCGGAAGTCAGTCTATCGGTGGAGTTGCCCACAGGCGCTCGGAGATGAGTGCGATCACGATGATTCGATGACATCGTCTGACGCGTGGCGATGTGCAAACAACGCCTGTCCGCACATGGTTCGCTCGGGTGTGATCACGTATCTCCTCCGAGAAGACGTCCCAATCGACTACGTCTCCGATCGTTGTGATGTCAGTCCATCCGTGATTCGGACGCACTACGATGGCCGTGGTGAGTCCGAACGCATGGAAGCCCGAAGTCAGGCAATTGCAGAGCAGCTCGCTAACTAA
- a CDS encoding DEAD/DEAH box helicase — protein sequence MGSYDLVDVEVTHESADDLFDSLSEDGAYEDHLQSIQAVRLQAGQPDSELRSLKELDENSVKLLEHQVDAAYRALFEMDGKALLADEVGLGKTIEVGMILKEMHFRETDESVLILTPAQLAKQWQAELREKFGLDFVCNYDDEFEDFDAHDYIIASIDTAKSERHRQTVLDRDWDVLVLDEAHYVKNEETDRYDLIDRLSYNYAFFLTATPIQNELTDLYNVVSLLRPGLFGTRDVFHQYFVNSNQETLVNRDELQDRLNKVMIRNRREETDIDFTDRTIDTRTFDPTPKERELYQAVSDYVKGAYSQDQGQKLVLMLLQKEVVSSPVALKETIEKRLYEQSELTHADELESILDLIEDIDTVTKQERLLDIVEEARETVEMGRVIVFTQFRATQRQVLDRLASEGYTVHAFHGGHSSSEKEQIVEDFEEEGGILVSTDAMSEGRNLQFCNLLVNLGLSWNPMRMEQRIGRVHRIGQKRDVFVFNMALKGTVEEYVLERLYHKIDLFQQSVGELSSILSRLEESGTSFEDQIFDRLVNADSEVDLENDFDAMAVDLQEQRELADKLEEFNNGVFEGFDLGESDD from the coding sequence ATGGGAAGTTACGACCTCGTTGATGTTGAGGTCACACATGAGTCTGCGGACGATCTTTTCGATTCATTGTCTGAGGATGGTGCATACGAGGATCATTTACAGAGCATCCAAGCTGTTCGCCTCCAAGCGGGCCAGCCTGATTCTGAACTCCGGTCGCTCAAAGAGTTGGATGAAAACTCCGTCAAGCTACTCGAACATCAGGTGGATGCTGCCTATCGGGCCCTTTTCGAGATGGATGGGAAAGCCCTTCTCGCGGACGAAGTTGGGCTTGGAAAGACCATCGAGGTCGGGATGATTCTCAAGGAGATGCATTTCCGGGAGACAGATGAATCCGTCCTCATCCTCACGCCTGCACAACTGGCCAAACAGTGGCAAGCGGAACTCCGTGAGAAGTTCGGACTCGACTTCGTTTGCAACTACGACGACGAATTCGAGGACTTCGACGCCCACGACTACATCATTGCGAGCATCGACACCGCGAAGAGTGAGCGACATCGTCAGACGGTTCTCGACCGCGACTGGGACGTTCTGGTCCTCGACGAGGCACACTACGTCAAGAACGAAGAGACGGACCGCTACGACCTGATCGACCGGCTCTCGTATAACTACGCGTTCTTCCTGACGGCGACGCCGATTCAGAACGAACTAACTGACCTGTACAACGTCGTCTCACTTCTCCGTCCCGGACTGTTCGGCACACGCGACGTCTTCCACCAGTACTTCGTGAACAGCAATCAGGAGACACTCGTCAACCGAGACGAACTACAGGATCGGTTGAACAAAGTGATGATTCGGAACCGACGGGAAGAGACGGATATCGACTTCACGGACCGGACTATCGACACACGGACGTTCGATCCGACTCCAAAGGAACGTGAGCTCTACCAGGCAGTCTCTGACTACGTCAAGGGTGCTTACAGCCAAGATCAGGGCCAGAAGCTCGTGCTAATGCTCCTTCAGAAGGAGGTTGTTAGCAGTCCTGTAGCGCTCAAGGAAACGATCGAGAAACGACTCTATGAGCAGTCTGAACTCACCCATGCGGACGAACTGGAGTCCATTTTGGACCTGATCGAAGACATTGATACAGTAACGAAACAGGAGCGCCTTCTGGATATCGTCGAAGAAGCACGTGAAACCGTCGAAATGGGGCGTGTGATCGTCTTCACCCAGTTTCGTGCGACGCAACGTCAAGTGCTTGATCGACTCGCCTCAGAAGGGTATACCGTCCACGCGTTCCACGGTGGGCACTCCAGTAGTGAGAAAGAACAGATCGTCGAGGACTTCGAAGAAGAAGGCGGAATCCTTGTTTCAACAGATGCAATGAGTGAAGGCCGAAATCTCCAGTTTTGTAATTTACTTGTCAATTTGGGTCTCAGCTGGAATCCTATGCGTATGGAGCAGCGTATCGGGAGAGTTCACCGAATTGGCCAGAAGCGAGATGTATTCGTTTTCAATATGGCGTTGAAAGGTACGGTCGAGGAGTACGTACTGGAGCGCCTTTACCACAAAATCGACCTGTTCCAACAAAGCGTGGGCGAGCTAAGTTCCATATTGAGTCGGTTAGAAGAGTCGGGAACAAGCTTCGAGGACCAGATTTTCGACCGACTCGTCAATGCTGATTCAGAGGTCGATCTGGAGAATGACTTCGATGCGATGGCCGTCGATCTGCAGGAACAACGAGAGCTCGCTGACAAACTGGAGGAGTTCAACAACGGCGTCTTCGAAGGATTCGACTTGGGGGAAAGCGATGACTGA
- a CDS encoding DUF6141 family protein translates to MMPYYSFMESDPLFREVQRFRQPWIWALLGGIALLMLVLGPILWGGLAIVVGIAGLIYSLRLQTEVRTDGIYFRMWPLHWSFRQIPWSETEHYEAKQYSPIREFGGWGIRWAPGKIAYNVSGNQGVWIEQTNGRSILLGSQHAEEFSSAIDEATQ, encoded by the coding sequence ATGATGCCGTACTACTCATTTATGGAGAGTGATCCTCTGTTTCGTGAAGTACAGCGGTTTCGCCAGCCGTGGATCTGGGCGCTTCTCGGTGGTATCGCGCTCCTCATGCTTGTATTAGGCCCTATCTTGTGGGGAGGGCTCGCCATTGTCGTTGGGATCGCTGGGCTAATCTACAGTCTTCGTCTCCAAACCGAGGTTAGAACTGATGGCATCTATTTCAGAATGTGGCCTCTCCACTGGTCATTCCGTCAAATCCCGTGGTCAGAGACTGAACATTACGAGGCCAAACAGTATAGTCCCATTCGAGAGTTCGGTGGCTGGGGAATCCGCTGGGCACCTGGGAAAATCGCATACAATGTCAGTGGCAATCAGGGGGTCTGGATCGAACAGACGAACGGACGTTCAATTCTTCTCGGGTCACAACACGCCGAGGAGTTCAGTAGTGCAATCGATGAGGCAACACAGTAG
- a CDS encoding DUF499 domain-containing protein → MAQSGSLSDTLKDTVTLSRELREEGQIDGQVKLYNVDDDDEFESDAELFFERTLMTQGLREALSILRDSLTGDDPRGTHILYGPYGSGKSHQMVALYHCFDDPDAAGHWASDSVEGFDAALPESATPITVAMQNEQYEYLWEPFFEALDYDPGTYSSGGYPDMQTIQEAVGDDTVAFFVDELEDWFDTLQGDRKSANKAFLQSLLESTALSDLELYTIVSVLREGSEVHDILNREQAVEVNMNNQVDKREVLRHRLIDSVNENAAREIVNGYFDAYDQSDHVSIPDDLLSEMHDLYPFHPVLLDALETRYYADEDNQNTRGMIYLFSKVLLEMQDQTDLITHGDIDAIEFEDELAKINYERLNAATGDIKSRIDDDDVPHGRRILNTILLYSLKPSEGEGAEVSEIVMGAYQTGDLVSDVVLNLERLHGVAWHLHKLNGKYAIRDRQNPNALIRNAAVDVSETSAKAEVADFITDIFGSNAHPVGFRTNDMRDIPDDREVKVVVKDDQWTNEEVEKVITNDGRGREWRNTLVFVQPSGDKAIESGTRYIDKARYIEGARQVLADESLDDEIRTSIQGMREQEENELREELQLLYGEVLDGNDLLNDWGQMTPMELDVYVHDEAELDASNIADSASADPFDLQSDVWDIAEDLLERRGEISVEDIYEQFLRDPELPIPGSANDVLNATVEALSDKPVLARDTGGFRDDLSGSSLDTVLVQQDDVDVWGVDDVEQELRQRFGSGTTALDIGDFELELVEDGEIWIDGDSHDVVMRAIGRLAREDQYVIVKGNEILDKPQSDATVRDVGGAEVVGASSLVDRIETHIDDDGYANLDTIIGEVRAEESVFLPPDETESVAREAVNEFLVDDYVLEAGGRYLGSLGDRDPTTVKIVPTVPERIGDQILEYIEDLEPGDQFTVNKVGDRFDSSVTEYMVRTYLLENIGKDEEPEYVVNTTGSEKASDWVPGYPFRKADTEIPTWRFEYNGDDVAAMRSKWRNNHQTGSVDYGDVTFMLPDREGVPGALQGTADVERTQVSLTLRSGQDYTKVQDLFERMPDEASSLKIEITFQK, encoded by the coding sequence ATGGCACAGTCAGGATCCTTGTCGGATACCCTCAAAGACACGGTAACACTCAGCCGTGAGCTTCGGGAAGAGGGGCAAATCGACGGCCAGGTAAAGCTCTACAACGTGGATGACGATGACGAGTTCGAGTCAGACGCGGAACTCTTCTTCGAGCGAACCCTGATGACCCAGGGGCTCCGTGAAGCACTCTCCATTCTCCGCGATTCGCTCACAGGCGATGACCCGCGCGGGACACATATCCTATACGGGCCGTACGGCAGTGGGAAGTCCCACCAGATGGTCGCGCTGTACCACTGCTTCGACGACCCCGACGCAGCAGGCCACTGGGCAAGCGACTCGGTCGAAGGGTTCGACGCAGCACTCCCTGAATCGGCGACGCCGATTACGGTCGCCATGCAGAACGAGCAGTACGAGTATCTGTGGGAACCGTTTTTCGAGGCACTCGATTACGATCCTGGAACGTACAGTTCGGGAGGGTATCCCGATATGCAGACGATTCAGGAAGCAGTCGGCGACGATACGGTCGCGTTCTTCGTGGACGAACTTGAGGACTGGTTCGATACGCTCCAAGGCGACCGCAAGAGTGCGAACAAAGCATTCCTCCAGTCGCTCCTCGAATCTACGGCACTCTCCGATCTCGAACTATACACCATCGTCTCCGTCCTGCGTGAGGGCTCCGAGGTCCACGACATCCTGAACCGGGAACAGGCGGTCGAGGTCAACATGAACAACCAGGTGGACAAGCGCGAGGTTCTGCGTCACCGCCTGATCGATTCGGTTAACGAGAACGCTGCCCGGGAGATCGTCAACGGGTACTTCGATGCCTACGACCAATCTGATCACGTCTCCATTCCCGATGATCTGCTGTCGGAGATGCACGATCTGTATCCGTTCCACCCTGTGCTTCTGGATGCGCTTGAGACGCGATACTACGCTGACGAGGATAACCAGAACACGCGAGGGATGATCTACCTCTTCTCGAAGGTTCTCTTGGAGATGCAGGATCAGACGGATCTAATCACGCACGGTGACATCGATGCTATCGAGTTCGAGGACGAGTTGGCGAAGATCAACTACGAGCGGTTGAATGCGGCGACAGGCGACATCAAGAGTCGAATCGATGACGACGACGTTCCCCACGGCCGACGTATTCTGAACACGATTCTCCTGTACTCGCTGAAGCCGAGCGAAGGCGAGGGTGCGGAGGTTTCGGAGATCGTCATGGGTGCCTACCAGACGGGGGATCTCGTCTCTGACGTTGTCCTCAATCTCGAACGTCTCCACGGTGTCGCGTGGCATCTCCACAAGCTGAACGGGAAGTACGCAATCCGCGACCGCCAGAACCCGAACGCACTCATCCGGAACGCGGCCGTAGACGTCTCGGAGACGTCGGCGAAGGCTGAGGTCGCGGACTTCATCACAGATATCTTCGGATCCAACGCGCACCCGGTAGGGTTCCGTACGAACGACATGCGGGACATCCCGGACGACCGTGAGGTCAAGGTCGTCGTGAAGGACGACCAGTGGACGAACGAGGAGGTCGAGAAAGTCATCACGAACGACGGACGTGGCCGCGAGTGGCGTAACACGCTCGTGTTCGTCCAGCCCTCGGGCGACAAGGCCATCGAGTCGGGGACACGGTATATCGACAAGGCACGGTACATCGAGGGCGCACGGCAGGTCCTCGCCGACGAATCCCTCGATGACGAGATTCGCACGTCGATTCAGGGAATGCGGGAGCAGGAAGAGAACGAACTCCGCGAAGAACTCCAACTCCTGTACGGTGAGGTGCTTGACGGGAACGACCTGCTCAACGACTGGGGGCAGATGACGCCGATGGAACTCGACGTCTACGTTCACGACGAGGCCGAGCTGGACGCCTCGAACATCGCGGACTCAGCATCTGCCGATCCGTTTGACCTCCAGTCGGACGTCTGGGACATCGCCGAGGATCTCTTGGAGCGGCGCGGTGAGATTTCGGTTGAGGATATCTACGAGCAGTTCCTCCGCGATCCGGAGCTTCCGATCCCCGGCAGTGCGAACGACGTGCTGAATGCGACCGTCGAAGCGCTCTCGGACAAACCGGTACTCGCCCGTGACACTGGCGGGTTCCGCGATGACCTCTCCGGAAGCTCGCTGGACACCGTCCTCGTCCAGCAAGACGATGTGGACGTCTGGGGCGTCGATGATGTCGAACAGGAACTGCGTCAGCGGTTCGGGAGCGGAACAACCGCGCTCGATATCGGAGACTTCGAACTGGAACTCGTCGAAGACGGCGAGATCTGGATCGACGGCGACAGCCACGACGTCGTGATGCGGGCCATCGGTCGGCTCGCTCGTGAGGACCAGTACGTCATCGTGAAAGGGAACGAAATCCTCGATAAGCCGCAGTCCGACGCAACGGTCCGCGACGTCGGCGGCGCAGAGGTCGTTGGTGCATCGTCCCTCGTAGACCGCATCGAGACGCACATCGACGACGACGGCTACGCGAACCTCGACACAATTATCGGCGAGGTCCGTGCCGAGGAGTCGGTGTTCCTCCCGCCGGACGAGACCGAGTCCGTCGCCCGCGAGGCAGTCAACGAATTCCTCGTAGACGACTACGTCTTGGAAGCCGGTGGTCGGTATCTTGGATCGCTCGGCGACCGCGATCCGACGACGGTGAAGATCGTCCCGACCGTTCCCGAACGGATCGGCGACCAGATCCTGGAGTACATCGAGGACTTAGAACCGGGCGACCAGTTCACGGTGAACAAGGTCGGCGACCGGTTCGACAGCAGTGTTACCGAGTACATGGTGCGGACGTACCTGCTGGAGAACATCGGGAAGGACGAAGAACCCGAGTACGTCGTCAACACGACCGGCTCGGAGAAAGCCTCCGACTGGGTTCCGGGGTACCCGTTCCGCAAGGCCGACACAGAGATCCCCACGTGGCGCTTCGAGTACAACGGCGACGACGTCGCCGCGATGCGGAGTAAGTGGCGGAACAACCACCAGACCGGAAGTGTCGATTACGGCGACGTCACGTTCATGTTGCCCGACCGCGAGGGTGTTCCCGGCGCTCTTCAGGGGACCGCCGACGTCGAGCGGACGCAAGTCAGCTTGACGTTACGGTCCGGACAGGACTACACGAAGGTCCAAGACCTTTTCGAGCGGATGCCCGATGAGGCGTCAAGCCTGAAGATCGAGATCACCTTCCAGAAGTAG